One part of the Terrimicrobium sacchariphilum genome encodes these proteins:
- a CDS encoding FkbM family methyltransferase, whose translation MSQSHVPKIPPADKLIAWLYRSGRPGLAATLLWQTKGCNLSSLIQWPDASGMIWTLNPHVAIDRALLLTGRHDPEIFDILSAEIRPHDVVWDIGANIGCLSLPLVRQHKTVRLVAFEPSPAAAHQFTLNAELNGLKAELVTTPLADCLRAECLHIKLSRNSGQNSLRPWEEVSYDFKIHLLCESAASLMEKSNLPEPNIVKLDVEQFEEEVLRGMEPILRGSKLRLLIFECMRNNSPQRFQAISDLLTECGFRVDEIPPEPGKPVENFVARRTGRD comes from the coding sequence ATGTCTCAATCCCACGTGCCGAAGATCCCGCCCGCTGACAAGCTGATTGCCTGGTTGTACCGATCCGGCCGTCCCGGCCTCGCGGCGACGCTCCTTTGGCAGACTAAAGGCTGTAATCTTTCATCTCTTATTCAGTGGCCGGATGCCAGTGGGATGATCTGGACGCTCAATCCCCACGTCGCTATCGACCGTGCGCTGCTGCTTACCGGTCGCCACGATCCCGAGATCTTCGATATCCTTTCGGCGGAGATCCGTCCGCATGATGTCGTCTGGGACATCGGAGCCAATATTGGCTGCCTGTCTCTTCCGCTGGTTCGTCAGCACAAGACGGTGCGCCTCGTCGCCTTCGAACCCTCCCCGGCAGCCGCCCATCAGTTTACCTTGAATGCGGAGCTGAATGGGTTGAAGGCTGAACTTGTCACCACGCCCCTGGCCGATTGCCTGCGTGCGGAGTGCCTGCATATCAAGCTTTCGCGAAACTCCGGCCAGAACAGCCTTCGCCCCTGGGAGGAGGTCTCATATGACTTCAAGATTCATCTTCTGTGCGAGTCCGCCGCGAGCCTGATGGAGAAGAGCAATCTGCCGGAGCCGAATATCGTCAAACTCGACGTCGAGCAGTTTGAGGAGGAGGTTCTGCGCGGCATGGAGCCGATCCTGCGCGGCAGCAAACTGCGCCTCCTGATCTTTGAATGCATGCGAAACAATTCCCCGCAGCGATTCCAGGCGATTTCCGATCTCCTGACCGAATGCGGGTTTCGCGTCGACGAAATCCCTCCCGAACCGGGGAAACCCGTGGAGAATTTTGTCGCCCGCCGGACCGGGCGGGATTGA